A window of the Oryzias melastigma strain HK-1 linkage group LG11, ASM292280v2, whole genome shotgun sequence genome harbors these coding sequences:
- the LOC112162520 gene encoding ictacalcin isoform X3 gives MSAPHDSPADPNPAFTWGLSSNMSDIQKAMALLITSFSKYAGKEGDKNTLSKEELKELLQNEFGEMVCKSNDKEAIDRIFRDLDTNRSNSVDFSEFVKLVCCLTQMCHEYFTCKK, from the exons ATGTCCGCCCCACATGACTCACCTGCAGACCCAAATCCAGCCTTTACCTGGG gttTGTCCTCCAACATGTCTGACATCCAGAAGGCCATGGCTCTCCTCATCACCTCCTTCTCCAAATACGCCGGCAAGGAGGGAGACAAGAACACCCTGAGcaaggaggagctgaaggagctgctgcagaatGAATTTGGAGAGATGGTTTGT AAATCCAACGACAAAGAAGCCATCGACCGCATCTTCCGAGACCTGGACACGAACCGGAGCAACAGCGTGGATTTCAGCGAGTTCGTCAAGCTGGTGTGTTGTCTCACCCAGATGTGCCACGAGTACTTCACCTGCAAGAAGTGA
- the LOC112162520 gene encoding ictacalcin isoform X2: MGLKLKMSAPHDSPADPNPAFTWGLSSNMSDIQKAMALLITSFSKYAGKEGDKNTLSKEELKELLQNEFGEMVCKSNDKEAIDRIFRDLDTNRSNSVDFSEFVKLVCCLTQMCHEYFTCKK, translated from the exons ATGG GACTAAAATTAAAGATGTCCGCCCCACATGACTCACCTGCAGACCCAAATCCAGCCTTTACCTGGG gttTGTCCTCCAACATGTCTGACATCCAGAAGGCCATGGCTCTCCTCATCACCTCCTTCTCCAAATACGCCGGCAAGGAGGGAGACAAGAACACCCTGAGcaaggaggagctgaaggagctgctgcagaatGAATTTGGAGAGATGGTTTGT AAATCCAACGACAAAGAAGCCATCGACCGCATCTTCCGAGACCTGGACACGAACCGGAGCAACAGCGTGGATTTCAGCGAGTTCGTCAAGCTGGTGTGTTGTCTCACCCAGATGTGCCACGAGTACTTCACCTGCAAGAAGTGA
- the LOC112162520 gene encoding ictacalcin isoform X4 translates to MSDIQKAMALLITSFSKYAGKEGDKNTLSKEELKELLQNEFGEMVCKSNDKEAIDRIFRDLDTNRSNSVDFSEFVKLVCCLTQMCHEYFTCKK, encoded by the exons ATGTCTGACATCCAGAAGGCCATGGCTCTCCTCATCACCTCCTTCTCCAAATACGCCGGCAAGGAGGGAGACAAGAACACCCTGAGcaaggaggagctgaaggagctgctgcagaatGAATTTGGAGAGATGGTTTGT AAATCCAACGACAAAGAAGCCATCGACCGCATCTTCCGAGACCTGGACACGAACCGGAGCAACAGCGTGGATTTCAGCGAGTTCGTCAAGCTGGTGTGTTGTCTCACCCAGATGTGCCACGAGTACTTCACCTGCAAGAAGTGA
- the LOC112162520 gene encoding ictacalcin isoform X1, whose product MCKDNSNQKRLKLKMSAPHDSPADPNPAFTWGLSSNMSDIQKAMALLITSFSKYAGKEGDKNTLSKEELKELLQNEFGEMVCKSNDKEAIDRIFRDLDTNRSNSVDFSEFVKLVCCLTQMCHEYFTCKK is encoded by the exons ATGTGCAAAGACAACAGCAATCAGAAAA GACTAAAATTAAAGATGTCCGCCCCACATGACTCACCTGCAGACCCAAATCCAGCCTTTACCTGGG gttTGTCCTCCAACATGTCTGACATCCAGAAGGCCATGGCTCTCCTCATCACCTCCTTCTCCAAATACGCCGGCAAGGAGGGAGACAAGAACACCCTGAGcaaggaggagctgaaggagctgctgcagaatGAATTTGGAGAGATGGTTTGT AAATCCAACGACAAAGAAGCCATCGACCGCATCTTCCGAGACCTGGACACGAACCGGAGCAACAGCGTGGATTTCAGCGAGTTCGTCAAGCTGGTGTGTTGTCTCACCCAGATGTGCCACGAGTACTTCACCTGCAAGAAGTGA
- the s100a10a gene encoding protein S100-A10a gives MPSELENAMESLIKVFHRYAKDSRLSRRELRELMENELSNFLKAQKDPAAVDKIMKDLDANGDGQVDFEEFVSLVVGLSVACEQCYQMQMKKTGKK, from the exons ATGCCTTCAGAACTGGAGAACGCCATGGAGTCCCTCATCAAGGTGTTCCACCGCTACGCCAAGGACAGCCGGCTCAGCCGGCGGGAGCTCCGGGAGCTGATGGAGAACGAGCTCTCCAACTTCCTGAAG GCTCAGAAGGACCCCGCCGCCGTAGACAAGATCATGAAGGACCTGGACGCCAACGGGGACGGCCAGGTGGACTTTGAGGAGTTTGTTTCTCTGGTTGTGGGACTGTCGGTGGCCTGTGAGCAGTGTTACCAGATGCAGATGAAGAAGACGGGCAAGAAGTGA